The following proteins are encoded in a genomic region of Paenibacillus sp. FSL H3-0469:
- the narJ gene encoding nitrate reductase molybdenum cofactor assembly chaperone, which yields MIDLNKLHQYKESFGYFALQLMYPEKLDFHPAFLEEAFDPAHPGYAHVQTYWKHMQSFSLEEIQENYAATFDFQKDCALYMTYFKFEDAKERGQMLAKLKLLYEMFGLEMPESELPDYLPLMCEFIYAAQWLDVPGAPENFKMLMAILEDGTYHLVKALEQRESPYYHLVKGLRETFKACAEQEALSQ from the coding sequence GTGATTGATCTGAACAAACTGCATCAATACAAGGAGTCCTTCGGTTATTTCGCCTTGCAGCTTATGTACCCGGAGAAGCTGGATTTCCATCCGGCTTTTCTGGAAGAGGCGTTTGACCCTGCTCACCCGGGATATGCCCACGTGCAGACATACTGGAAGCACATGCAGAGCTTCAGCCTGGAAGAGATTCAGGAGAACTATGCGGCTACGTTTGATTTTCAGAAGGACTGTGCGCTCTATATGACCTATTTCAAGTTCGAAGATGCCAAGGAACGCGGGCAAATGCTCGCCAAACTGAAGCTGCTGTACGAAATGTTCGGCCTTGAAATGCCGGAGAGCGAGCTGCCCGATTACTTGCCGCTGATGTGCGAATTCATCTATGCCGCGCAGTGGCTGGATGTCCCTGGTGCGCCGGAGAACTTCAAGATGCTGATGGCGATTCTGGAGGATGGTACGTATCATCTGGTGAAGGCGCTGGAGCAGCGGGAGAGTCCATATTATCACCTGGTTAAAGGGTTGCGGGAAACCTTCAAAGCTTGTGCGGAACAGGAGGCCCTAAGTCAATGA
- a CDS encoding hemerythrin domain-containing protein, with protein MPEHTGLKFTLPAMRILENEHRYLSFLMEEWHAIVLWFEQEQLTLEEARTQLQKLRRAVLEFMVPLKKHTDKEETYFFPLLGRYIGFDQGPLAGIQEEHREIDGYIGHFLHHSEGDIGQMTLAGIRSAVHDAGEAFEVLTVHFVKEETVIFPMGENQLSPKDKERLGEQLNTLIT; from the coding sequence ATGCCGGAACATACAGGCCTTAAGTTCACGTTGCCCGCGATGCGCATTCTTGAGAATGAACACCGCTATTTATCTTTTCTGATGGAGGAATGGCATGCCATTGTCCTCTGGTTTGAACAGGAGCAGCTTACGCTGGAAGAGGCCAGGACACAGCTTCAGAAGCTGCGCCGGGCGGTGCTGGAGTTCATGGTTCCGCTGAAGAAGCATACCGATAAGGAAGAGACGTATTTCTTCCCGCTGCTGGGCCGGTATATCGGCTTCGACCAGGGACCGCTGGCTGGCATTCAGGAGGAGCACCGCGAGATTGACGGGTACATCGGGCATTTCCTGCATCACTCTGAGGGAGATATCGGCCAGATGACACTCGCGGGAATCCGCTCAGCCGTGCACGATGCGGGTGAGGCCTTCGAGGTGCTGACCGTCCATTTTGTCAAAGAAGAGACCGTGATCTTCCCGATGGGCGAGAACCAGCTGAGTCCGAAGGACAAGGAACGTTTAGGTGAACAGTTAAATACGCTGATTACGTGA
- a CDS encoding sensor histidine kinase: MTKLFENSSEAMFFFDRQGKALAMNPAAETIVDKDILRQLYQGNPEALCGTCRGYTSETELRTCLNCYFHTPDSEEFTSYQVYLETRDKGIVPYAATFHTIDEENGIRVFMLRDLTRQFKTQEKFYQNKMMKHIIEAQENERKRISRELHDSVAQELMSAVIDLRVLKYMTTDDGLLKKVKQTEVSMTRLLSDIRNLSVELRPAALDDFGLEAAFRSHFKRVEQTYGLMIEYESRLSEKRYGSEIETVMYRVCQEAVLNALKYAQVDSVKVSLTENDGMLQLLIQDEGIGFHLGDEPAGTGLGLFGMQERAELVGGTFSVDSETGKGTRIMLQVPV; this comes from the coding sequence ATGACGAAGCTGTTCGAGAACAGCTCGGAGGCGATGTTCTTTTTTGACCGGCAAGGGAAAGCCCTGGCGATGAATCCGGCTGCCGAAACGATTGTCGACAAGGATATTCTGAGGCAGCTGTATCAGGGAAATCCTGAAGCACTCTGCGGAACCTGCCGGGGATATACCAGCGAGACGGAGCTGCGGACCTGCCTGAATTGTTATTTTCACACCCCGGACTCGGAGGAGTTCACCTCTTATCAGGTCTATCTGGAGACCAGGGACAAGGGAATTGTGCCTTATGCCGCAACCTTTCACACTATAGATGAAGAGAATGGAATCCGGGTCTTCATGCTCAGGGATTTAACGAGACAGTTCAAGACGCAAGAGAAGTTCTACCAGAACAAGATGATGAAGCATATTATTGAAGCCCAGGAGAATGAACGCAAGCGGATCTCCCGTGAACTCCATGACAGTGTTGCGCAAGAGCTGATGAGTGCCGTGATTGATCTGCGTGTGCTGAAATATATGACAACCGATGACGGACTGCTCAAAAAAGTAAAGCAAACCGAAGTGTCGATGACCCGTCTGCTGAGCGATATCCGCAACCTGTCAGTGGAGCTTAGGCCGGCTGCCCTGGATGATTTCGGTCTTGAGGCGGCTTTCCGCTCCCACTTCAAGCGGGTGGAACAAACGTATGGCCTGATGATTGAATATGAGTCCCGGCTGTCCGAGAAGCGGTACGGGAGCGAGATTGAAACGGTTATGTACCGGGTATGTCAGGAAGCGGTGCTGAATGCCTTGAAGTATGCCCAGGTCGACAGTGTCAAGGTATCGCTGACCGAGAACGACGGCATGCTCCAGCTGCTGATTCAGGATGAAGGGATCGGCTTCCATCTGGGCGATGAGCCTGCCGGAACAGGCTTGGGCTTGTTCGGGATGCAGGAGCGGGCGGAGCTGGTGGGCGGAACCTTCAGTGTGGATTCAGAGACCGGCAAGGGTACCCGGATTATGCTGCAGGTTCCTGTATGA
- the moaA gene encoding GTP 3',8-cyclase MoaA, which produces MNDHPLQDQLRRPIHDLRISVTDRCNFRCSYCMPKEIFGDDYAFLPSSELLTFDEISRLAKLFVSLGVSKIRLTGGEPLMRRHLPELVTKISAIPGVEDMGLTTNGVLLGGQAAPLYAAGLRRLNVSLDALEPELFGRMNGRGFRPGMILDAIDQAAGARFEVKVNMVVQRGMNESEILPMAAYFKKRKITLRFIEFMDAGNDNGWSYDKVVTKQEILQQLQSVYTLEALEQNYSGEVAQRYGYLGSTAQVGFITSVSESFCSACSRARLSSDGKLYTCLFASKGFDLRAMLRGGAGDEELLAAIKQVWEMRSDRYSDERTEETRRSKAKIGMSYIGG; this is translated from the coding sequence ATGAATGATCATCCACTGCAGGATCAGCTGCGGCGGCCTATCCATGATTTGCGGATTTCGGTCACGGACCGGTGTAATTTCCGCTGCTCCTATTGCATGCCAAAGGAGATATTCGGTGACGACTATGCTTTTCTTCCATCCAGTGAGCTGCTCACCTTCGACGAGATCAGCCGGCTGGCGAAGCTGTTCGTCTCGCTTGGCGTAAGCAAGATCCGGCTGACCGGGGGCGAACCGCTGATGCGCCGCCATTTGCCGGAGCTGGTTACCAAGATCTCCGCCATTCCGGGTGTAGAGGATATGGGACTGACGACGAACGGAGTCCTGCTGGGCGGACAGGCAGCGCCGCTGTATGCTGCGGGCCTGCGCAGGCTGAATGTCAGCCTGGATGCGCTGGAGCCGGAGCTGTTCGGCAGAATGAACGGGCGCGGCTTCAGACCGGGAATGATTCTGGACGCTATAGATCAAGCGGCAGGCGCCAGGTTCGAGGTCAAGGTGAATATGGTCGTCCAGCGGGGGATGAACGAATCCGAGATTCTTCCAATGGCCGCCTACTTCAAGAAGCGGAAGATCACACTGCGCTTCATCGAGTTCATGGATGCCGGCAACGATAACGGCTGGAGCTATGATAAGGTCGTCACCAAGCAAGAAATCCTGCAGCAGCTGCAAAGCGTCTATACGCTGGAAGCTCTTGAGCAGAATTACAGCGGCGAGGTGGCGCAGCGCTACGGCTATCTTGGCAGTACGGCCCAGGTCGGCTTCATCACTTCCGTGTCGGAATCGTTCTGTTCCGCCTGTTCGCGTGCCCGGCTGTCTTCTGACGGTAAGCTGTATACCTGCCTGTTTGCCTCCAAGGGCTTTGACCTTAGGGCCATGCTGCGCGGAGGGGCTGGCGATGAGGAGCTGCTGGCAGCAATTAAGCAGGTATGGGAGATGCGCAGCGACCGTTATTCCGATGAGCGGACGGAAGAGACCCGCAGAAGCAAGGCCAAGATTGGCATGTCCTATATTGGCGGATAA
- the narI gene encoding respiratory nitrate reductase subunit gamma encodes MNMMGQFLWVIFPYMCMVVFIGGHIARYRKDQFNWTAKSSEFIEKKQLKFGSILFHLGIMPVILGHIGGLAVPKSWLEAVGVSDHMYHIGAVYIGGIFGAATLAGMLILTSRRFTLKNVRRLSSASDLIVNSLLLFIVFMGMYSTIVTNAVQPEFDYRDTISVWFRGLFMFRPDPSLMSGVPFSFKLHILSGFAIFAFWPFTRLVHVWSVPLNYVGRSYILYRRNKSN; translated from the coding sequence ATGAATATGATGGGTCAGTTTTTATGGGTTATTTTCCCTTATATGTGTATGGTGGTGTTTATAGGCGGTCATATCGCCCGCTACCGCAAGGATCAATTCAACTGGACAGCCAAATCCAGCGAATTCATTGAGAAAAAACAGCTGAAATTCGGCAGCATTCTGTTCCACCTCGGCATCATGCCGGTCATTCTGGGCCATATCGGCGGTCTAGCTGTTCCCAAGTCCTGGCTGGAGGCGGTTGGTGTCAGCGATCATATGTACCATATCGGTGCTGTATACATCGGGGGAATCTTCGGTGCGGCCACCCTGGCAGGGATGCTGATTCTGACCTCACGGCGCTTCACGCTTAAGAACGTCCGCCGGCTCAGCAGCGCCTCCGATCTGATCGTTAACTCGCTCCTGCTGTTCATTGTGTTCATGGGAATGTACTCCACGATTGTCACGAATGCGGTACAGCCTGAGTTCGACTACCGGGATACGATTTCGGTGTGGTTCCGCGGCTTGTTCATGTTCCGCCCGGACCCGTCGCTGATGAGCGGAGTGCCGTTCTCCTTCAAGCTGCACATCCTGTCAGGGTTCGCGATCTTTGCCTTCTGGCCGTTCACCCGGCTGGTTCACGTATGGAGTGTTCCGTTGAATTATGTAGGCAGAAGTTATATCCTATACAGAAGAAATAAATCAAATTAA
- the ilvB gene encoding biosynthetic-type acetolactate synthase large subunit: MNGAELLIEMLIDKKVETLFGYPGGAVLPLYDALYDNDRIQHVLVRHEQAAVHAADGYARVTGRPGVALVTSGPGATNAVTGIATAFMDSVPLIVLTGQVATDLIGLDSFQEVDIYGMTMPVTKHNYIVRDIAELPGIVNEAFHIATSGRPGPVLIDLPKNVMNAEFIPVSDAATPCSQPVIRGYEPNPSIEPADILLAAERLSRAERPLVLVGGGCMQGETPALLREFAERHRFPVAGTLMGIGAFPSGHPLHLGMVGMHGTVAANRALQAADVVLCLGVRFSDRVTGKRKAFSPGSYKIQVDLDTSELNKNIPVELAVTGSCEQLLRGIQEQVHTVEHPLWEEQIEVWRQRKPKPGREQGVKLTPQEVIRALQKATAGDAVIATDVGQHQIWTATHYEFSEARSFLTSGGLGTMGYGLPAAIGAAVAFPDRDVVCITGDGSFQMNMQEIMTAVDHGLNVKVAIFKNGYLGMVRQWQQLFLGRRYSSVRISSPDFVALAKSFGAHGFRARTLAEAEQIIEQALYTEGLVVMEFDITEEDNVYPIVPPGSSNQDMIVE, translated from the coding sequence ATGAACGGAGCAGAGCTGTTGATTGAGATGCTGATTGACAAAAAGGTAGAGACCTTGTTTGGCTACCCCGGCGGCGCCGTATTGCCTCTATATGATGCGCTCTATGATAATGACCGGATTCAGCATGTGCTGGTGCGCCATGAACAGGCTGCGGTTCACGCTGCAGACGGATACGCCAGAGTAACGGGACGTCCGGGGGTAGCGCTGGTGACCAGCGGTCCCGGAGCCACCAATGCAGTGACCGGAATTGCTACTGCGTTCATGGATTCTGTTCCGTTAATTGTGCTTACAGGCCAGGTAGCGACTGACCTTATTGGTCTGGACAGCTTTCAGGAAGTGGATATCTACGGAATGACCATGCCGGTCACCAAGCACAATTATATCGTCAGAGACATTGCCGAGCTGCCCGGAATTGTGAACGAAGCATTCCATATAGCAACAAGCGGCAGGCCCGGTCCGGTTCTAATCGATCTGCCGAAGAACGTGATGAATGCGGAGTTCATTCCTGTCAGTGATGCGGCTACGCCTTGCTCTCAGCCGGTGATCCGGGGATACGAGCCGAATCCGTCCATTGAACCAGCGGATATTCTGCTTGCGGCAGAGCGGCTGAGCCGTGCAGAGCGGCCGCTGGTACTTGTCGGCGGAGGCTGCATGCAGGGAGAGACCCCTGCACTCTTGCGGGAATTCGCGGAGCGGCATCGCTTCCCCGTAGCGGGTACGCTGATGGGGATTGGGGCTTTCCCTTCAGGGCATCCCCTACATCTGGGTATGGTCGGGATGCATGGAACAGTGGCAGCCAACCGTGCGCTGCAAGCGGCCGATGTCGTGTTATGTCTCGGGGTGCGGTTCAGCGACCGGGTAACGGGCAAGCGGAAGGCGTTCTCGCCGGGATCGTATAAAATCCAAGTGGATCTGGATACCTCAGAGCTGAACAAGAACATCCCAGTAGAGCTTGCGGTGACCGGCTCTTGTGAGCAGCTGCTCAGAGGAATACAGGAACAAGTACATACAGTAGAGCATCCGCTCTGGGAAGAGCAGATCGAGGTCTGGCGTCAGCGCAAGCCGAAGCCCGGCCGGGAACAAGGCGTTAAGCTGACCCCGCAGGAAGTCATCCGCGCCCTTCAAAAGGCTACTGCAGGCGATGCGGTGATTGCCACCGATGTAGGCCAGCATCAGATCTGGACGGCTACGCATTATGAATTCTCGGAAGCCCGCTCCTTCCTGACCTCCGGCGGGCTGGGCACGATGGGGTACGGCCTGCCTGCTGCGATTGGGGCGGCCGTAGCTTTTCCTGACCGCGATGTGGTGTGTATTACAGGGGACGGAAGCTTCCAGATGAATATGCAGGAGATTATGACCGCCGTGGATCACGGCCTGAATGTCAAGGTGGCCATCTTCAAGAACGGGTATCTGGGGATGGTACGGCAATGGCAGCAGCTGTTTCTGGGCCGGCGTTATTCCTCAGTGCGGATCAGCTCGCCGGATTTCGTTGCCTTAGCCAAGTCCTTCGGCGCCCACGGGTTCCGGGCACGAACGCTGGCCGAAGCGGAGCAGATTATTGAACAGGCTCTGTATACGGAAGGGCTGGTCGTGATGGAATTTGATATCACCGAGGAGGATAATGTCTATCCCATTGTGCCGCCGGGCTCAAGCAATCAGGATATGATCGTAGAATAG
- a CDS encoding GAF domain-containing protein: MMNKVDYQTRLDQIRAALGYDFMSLAFAEPAEYDYAIRWKYASGNISDRYKRIVLQSGRGIAGIVFKTGKPFLIPSVKLMVKPDSLFNYPITKMENLNSIGAVPMWNDARVEGVLLGGFRGDRQVTAEMLRDLEATARGGIGDLNGKELLLS; encoded by the coding sequence ATGATGAATAAGGTGGATTACCAGACGCGGCTGGACCAGATCCGCGCGGCGCTGGGATATGACTTCATGTCGCTGGCGTTCGCCGAACCGGCGGAGTATGACTATGCGATCCGCTGGAAATACGCTTCAGGCAATATCAGTGACCGCTACAAACGGATTGTGCTGCAATCCGGCAGAGGGATTGCCGGCATCGTGTTCAAGACCGGCAAGCCGTTCCTGATCCCTTCGGTGAAGCTCATGGTGAAGCCCGACAGCCTGTTCAATTACCCTATCACCAAGATGGAGAATCTGAACAGCATCGGGGCGGTGCCGATGTGGAATGATGCCCGCGTGGAAGGCGTGCTTCTGGGCGGCTTCAGAGGGGACCGGCAGGTGACTGCTGAGATGCTGCGTGACCTGGAGGCGACAGCTCGGGGCGGTATTGGAGACTTGAACGGGAAGGAATTGTTGCTCAGTTGA
- the glp gene encoding gephyrin-like molybdotransferase Glp, which produces MIIPAPGEEQMKVEKTRTPVTVAEAVLRVTGRVCRTGPETIPLHASYGRILAEPLTATHDVPHFTRSPYDGYAIASADSAGASGSNRVSFTVVDHIGAGEVSQAVIGRGEAVRLMTGAALPAGADAVVMFEQAVQAGQTFTIRKAFAPQENLSLQGEDMLAGEMVIPAGSFIHPGVVALLATFGYGEVKAGKLPVVGILSTGTELLAVTDPLVPGKIRNSNGPMIAAQLARMGIPYRIYDTAADRLEECLQTVRQALAETDCLITTGGVSVGDYDYLPEIYKRLGADVLFNKVAMRPGSVTTVAVAGDQFLFGLSGNPSACFTGFELFVRPALLKMMGADHLYLPRTTAALAEDFTKASPFTRFIRAVYDGTTVRPAGFNKSNAVSSIARGNSLIVLPGGTRGFAAGDKVDVMLLGMEEGMNDWVL; this is translated from the coding sequence ATGATCATTCCAGCACCCGGTGAGGAGCAGATGAAGGTGGAGAAGACCAGAACTCCGGTTACTGTAGCGGAAGCGGTGCTGCGGGTAACCGGAAGAGTATGCCGCACAGGTCCGGAGACCATTCCGCTCCATGCAAGCTATGGACGTATTCTGGCTGAGCCGCTCACGGCAACCCATGATGTACCGCATTTCACCCGTTCCCCGTATGACGGCTATGCCATAGCTTCGGCAGATTCGGCCGGTGCTTCCGGGAGTAACCGGGTCAGCTTCACGGTGGTGGATCATATCGGCGCAGGGGAAGTGTCGCAGGCAGTAATCGGACGCGGCGAAGCGGTCCGGCTGATGACGGGGGCGGCGCTGCCGGCCGGAGCGGATGCGGTAGTCATGTTTGAGCAAGCGGTCCAGGCGGGGCAGACATTTACGATCCGCAAGGCGTTTGCGCCGCAGGAGAATCTGTCCCTGCAAGGGGAGGATATGCTGGCGGGGGAGATGGTCATTCCGGCCGGGAGCTTCATTCATCCCGGGGTTGTGGCACTGCTTGCTACCTTTGGCTACGGGGAGGTTAAGGCCGGGAAGCTTCCGGTGGTGGGGATTCTGTCTACAGGCACCGAGCTGCTGGCAGTGACAGACCCGCTTGTACCCGGCAAAATCCGTAACAGCAACGGGCCGATGATTGCCGCCCAGCTCGCGCGGATGGGTATCCCGTACCGGATCTATGATACGGCAGCGGACCGGCTGGAGGAATGCCTGCAGACCGTCCGGCAAGCACTCGCTGAGACTGACTGTCTGATCACTACGGGCGGAGTGTCAGTGGGCGATTATGACTATTTGCCGGAGATCTACAAGCGCCTTGGAGCCGATGTGTTGTTCAACAAGGTAGCGATGCGTCCCGGAAGTGTAACTACAGTGGCAGTGGCCGGGGATCAATTCCTGTTCGGACTGTCCGGCAATCCTTCAGCGTGCTTCACCGGCTTCGAGCTGTTCGTAAGACCTGCGCTTCTTAAGATGATGGGGGCGGACCATCTGTATCTGCCGCGTACCACAGCCGCTCTGGCGGAGGATTTCACCAAGGCGAGCCCGTTCACCCGGTTCATCCGGGCGGTATATGACGGCACTACGGTAAGGCCTGCCGGCTTCAACAAATCAAATGCTGTCTCTTCCATCGCACGCGGCAATTCCCTAATAGTACTGCCAGGCGGAACAAGAGGCTTCGCCGCAGGAGATAAGGTAGATGTCATGCTGCTAGGGATGGAAGAGGGCATGAATGATTGGGTACTGTAA
- a CDS encoding MFS transporter yields MIKKMQLPLQTLNLITGFMVWVIISSLMPFISEDISIPPGRLAMVTAIPVVLGSILRIPLGYYANILGARIIFMSSFILLLFPVYFISEASTVTHLIIGGLFLGVGGAVFSVGVTSLPKYYPKEKHGLVNGIYGIGNLGTAVTTFSAPILAAQFGWANAVKMYLILLLVFIALNFFFGDRQEPKLRTPIIEQIRGVSRNEKLWLFSLFYFITFGSFVAFTIYLPNFLVSSFGLEKVDAGMRTAGFIAVATFFRPIGGWLADKFQPLFLLIFTFSVYTVAAIILAFMPDMGLYTAGCLAIAVSAGIGNGVIFKLVPLYFNKQAGIANGIVSMMGGLGGFFPPIMLSVIHAATGQYSIGFMLLSQVALASLVLVVWLYFQDRLALTSEVFNSTGQGILVTDVSGHIKTVNPAFTKLTGYTEEEVLGKQPSLLKSGRQPKDFYRVMWGEVKAKGMWQGEIWNKRKNGEEYLQWLNISAVKDETGEDVRYVGTFSDITQK; encoded by the coding sequence ATGATTAAAAAAATGCAATTGCCGCTGCAAACCTTAAACTTGATTACCGGATTCATGGTGTGGGTGATTATCTCTTCCCTGATGCCATTTATCTCGGAGGATATCAGCATCCCTCCCGGGCGGCTGGCGATGGTTACGGCCATTCCGGTAGTACTTGGCTCGATTCTGAGAATTCCGCTGGGCTACTATGCGAATATTCTGGGGGCGCGGATTATTTTTATGTCCAGCTTCATTCTGCTGCTGTTCCCGGTCTACTTCATCAGTGAAGCGTCCACGGTTACCCATTTGATTATCGGCGGCCTGTTCCTGGGTGTCGGCGGCGCAGTCTTCTCTGTAGGGGTAACCTCTTTGCCGAAGTATTATCCGAAGGAGAAGCACGGTCTGGTTAACGGTATCTATGGAATCGGGAATCTCGGCACAGCGGTTACAACCTTCTCGGCGCCTATACTGGCAGCACAGTTCGGATGGGCGAACGCAGTTAAAATGTATCTAATCCTGCTGCTGGTATTCATCGCTCTCAACTTCTTCTTCGGGGACCGTCAGGAGCCCAAGCTCCGCACTCCGATCATCGAACAGATCAGGGGCGTGTCCAGGAACGAGAAGCTCTGGCTGTTCTCCCTGTTTTATTTCATTACCTTTGGCTCCTTCGTAGCTTTTACCATTTATCTGCCGAATTTTCTGGTATCCAGTTTTGGTCTGGAAAAAGTGGACGCCGGGATGCGCACCGCCGGCTTCATCGCGGTGGCGACCTTCTTCCGTCCGATCGGCGGCTGGCTGGCTGACAAGTTCCAGCCCTTGTTCCTACTTATCTTTACCTTCAGTGTATACACCGTGGCTGCCATTATTCTGGCATTCATGCCGGACATGGGCCTGTATACAGCAGGCTGCCTGGCGATTGCGGTAAGTGCGGGAATCGGCAACGGTGTTATTTTCAAGCTGGTGCCGTTGTACTTCAATAAGCAGGCGGGGATTGCCAACGGGATTGTGTCGATGATGGGCGGCCTGGGCGGATTCTTCCCTCCGATTATGCTATCCGTGATTCATGCGGCAACCGGACAATATTCTATCGGCTTCATGCTCTTGTCCCAGGTGGCGCTGGCCAGTCTGGTACTCGTGGTGTGGCTGTACTTCCAGGACCGGCTGGCCCTTACCTCTGAGGTGTTCAATTCTACCGGCCAGGGGATTCTCGTTACGGATGTGTCCGGCCACATTAAGACGGTCAATCCGGCCTTCACGAAGCTCACCGGCTATACCGAAGAAGAGGTGCTGGGCAAACAGCCGAGCCTGCTGAAGTCCGGCCGCCAGCCGAAGGACTTTTACCGCGTGATGTGGGGTGAGGTCAAGGCCAAGGGCATGTGGCAAGGCGAGATCTGGAACAAGCGCAAGAACGGGGAAGAATACCTGCAGTGGCTGAATATCAGCGCGGTGAAGGATGAGACCGGTGAAGATGTCCGCTATGTAGGCACCTTCAGCGACATTACGCAGAAATAA
- a CDS encoding response regulator transcription factor encodes MKIVIADDHAIVRSGFSMILNFQDDIEVIGAAADGREAYTMVAKLRPDILIMDLSMPPGESGLTATGKIKEDYPDTRILILTMHDDDEYLFHVLKNGASGYVLKSAPDEELLLAVRTIYEGGTYIHPKMATSLVREFIKQDKTGGTEDLFELLSKRELEILPLIAKGYGNKEIAEKLYISVKTVEAHKAKIMEKLNLKSRPELVEYALRKKMLDF; translated from the coding sequence ATGAAGATCGTCATTGCAGACGACCATGCGATCGTACGCAGCGGATTCTCCATGATTCTTAATTTTCAGGATGATATTGAAGTGATCGGAGCAGCGGCGGACGGCAGAGAGGCCTACACCATGGTCGCCAAGCTCCGGCCGGATATCCTGATCATGGATTTAAGCATGCCTCCCGGAGAAAGCGGACTGACCGCAACCGGCAAGATCAAAGAGGATTATCCCGATACCCGAATTCTCATTCTGACGATGCATGACGATGATGAGTATCTCTTCCATGTCTTGAAGAACGGGGCCTCCGGGTATGTGCTCAAGAGTGCGCCGGATGAGGAGTTGCTGCTGGCGGTCCGCACGATTTATGAAGGCGGTACTTATATTCATCCCAAGATGGCTACCTCGCTGGTTCGTGAGTTCATTAAGCAGGACAAGACTGGCGGGACCGAGGATCTGTTCGAGCTGCTGTCCAAGCGGGAGCTGGAGATTCTGCCGCTCATTGCCAAGGGATACGGGAATAAGGAGATTGCAGAGAAGCTCTATATTTCCGTGAAGACCGTGGAGGCCCATAAGGCCAAGATTATGGAGAAGCTTAACCTTAAGAGCCGGCCCGAGCTGGTCGAATACGCTTTGAGGAAAAAAATGCTGGATTTCTGA